GATTTTGTGCCGGAACCAGGCGACGGTCTCGCATTTCCGTTCCCACATTTCCGACTTTTCCTGTTCCCACTCGTGTCCGTTGCGCACGATGAGGTAACAAGTAGCATAAAAAGCGTCGATGGTGGGAAATATGCCGTTGAATGAGGAGAGTATGGCAGCCTCTTTTTCTTTGAGGGCGACTTCGGTCGGGGTCATTTGATGATTGATATCGAAAAAAACTGCACAAATATAGGGCATTTTGTGCAATAAATCATACGATGCCGATTTTTTTCTCTTCGGCCTTGCCCGAATATATGACACGCAAGTGTGTTTATGTCTTTAAAATAAGTACATTACGGCGCGTTTTCGTTTGAATCCTATTCGTAATATAGAACAACAATCGCACTATTTTGTTGAATACGGCCTTTCAAGAAGTCTCTTTTTCCTGACTTTGTTTGTTTGAAAGAAAAGAAAGTCCTATCTTAGCCCACATTATATAAAAACAGTCATAGACAATGGCAGTAGAGGCACATCTCGTCATTATGGCCGGAGGCATCGGCAGCCGTTTTTGGCCGATGAGTACCCCCGAGGTTCCCAAGCAGTTTATCGATATTACCGGTTGTGGCCGTACCCTGATACAACTTACGGCCGACCGTTTCGCATCGCTCGTATCTCCCGAGAACATGTGGGTGGTGACGTCGAAGCGGTATGAAAATTTGGTTCGGGAACAACTTCCCGGAGTGCCGCCGTCGAATATCTTGCTCGAACCCTGCATGCGTAACACAGCCCCCTGCATCGCTTATGCCGGTTGGAAGATAAAGACGAAAAATCCCGACGCCGCCATTGTCGTTACGCCGTCGGACCATGTGGTGACCAACGTGTCCGAATTCCAGCGGGTGATAGCCCGATCACTCGATTTCGTCACCCGTCGCCCTGCCATACTCACGTTGGGCATGAAACCCAGTCGGCCTGAAACCGGGTACGGGTATATTGCTGCGCGCAATGGCGACATGCCGGCAGGAGAGGAGATACTTCCCGTCGATTCGTTCCGGGAAAAGCCCTCCCTTGAAGTTGCGCGCCAATATGTCGCCGCCGGAAATTATTTCTGGAACTCGGGTCTTTTCTTGTGGAGCGCTGCGACGCTCGAAAGGGCATACCGTTCTTATTGTCCCGGAGTGGCCGATATATTCGACCGCCTTTCTCCGCAATTCTACACATCGGGCGAACAGGCGGCTGTCGATGAAAATTTCCCGCTTTGCGAAAATATATCGGTCGATTACGCCATTATGGAAAAAGCGGCCGACATGTATGTCTTCCCGGCCGATTTCGGTTGGTCCGACTTGGGTACCTGGGGCTCCCTTCACACGCTGTTGCCGCATGATGATTCCGACAATGCCTGTGTCGGCGATGGCGCGAGGTTGGTCGATTCCCGTAATTGCATTGTGCATGTCCCGTCGGGAAAACGGGTTGTCGTGCAGGGACTCGACGGTTATATCGTGGCCGAGAAAGATGGAACCTTGCTCATCTGCCGGTTGCAAGATGAGCAACACATAAAAGAGTATTCTAAATTATGAATCGAAAAAATATATTTAAGAATGGAAAAGAAAAAAGTCTTTGTTTCGGGGTGCTATGACATGCTCCATAGCGGTCATGTAGCTTTCTTTACTGAGGCGGCGTCGCACGGAGACCTCTACGTCGGCATCGGTTCGGATAAGACGATATTCGAGTTGAAAGCCCGTAAAACCATCAATACCGAAGCCGAACGCCTTTATATGGTAAAGGCGCTGCGCGTGGTCAAAGATGCGTGGATAAACAGCGGTAGCGGTCTGCTCGATTTCGAGAAAGAGTTGCGGGAGTTGAAGCCCGATATCTTCTTTGTCAATTCCGATGGCGCTACGCCGTTGAAAGAACAGCTATGTAAGGAATTGGGAATCGAATACATGGTGAGTACCCGGCTTCCCCATAGCGGATTGCCCACGCGCTCCACGACCATGCTGCGTCGTGAGTGCCGCATACCTTACCGCATCGACCTTGCCGGCGGTTGGCTCGACCAGCCCTTTGTGAGCAGTTGCTATCCAGGTCCGGTATTGACCATATCGATTGAACCCGAATATGAATTCAACGACCGAAGCGGCATGTCTACATCTTCCCGTAAAAAAGCCATAGAGTTGTGGCAGACCGATATTCCCGAAGGCGATAAGGAAAAACTGGCCAAGACACTCTTCTGCTTTGAGAATCCCCCCGGAACAAAATATGTAAGCGGGTCGCAAGACTCGTTGGGCATTGTCATGCCGGGGCTGAACAAGTTCGAATACAATGGCGGTTATTGGCCCGAGAAAATCGATGGCAATACCGACCCCGAACTCTTGAAATGGATAGAAGAGCGTCTTTGGCTCTATCCGCTCTATCCCCGGCGGGCTTCCTACGACGTCCTGGCCGATACACAGGTCAATCCCGAAAACGCCAAAGCACTGAGCGATGCCGCCCATGCTTGTTGGGACGCCATTCATGCCCGTGATGCCAAAGCCTTTGGCGAACAGGTGCGAAAAGCCTTTGAAGCCCAGATTGCCATGTTTCCCCACATGATGTA
Above is a window of Candidatus Caccoplasma merdavium DNA encoding:
- a CDS encoding adenylyltransferase/cytidyltransferase family protein; the encoded protein is MEKKKVFVSGCYDMLHSGHVAFFTEAASHGDLYVGIGSDKTIFELKARKTINTEAERLYMVKALRVVKDAWINSGSGLLDFEKELRELKPDIFFVNSDGATPLKEQLCKELGIEYMVSTRLPHSGLPTRSTTMLRRECRIPYRIDLAGGWLDQPFVSSCYPGPVLTISIEPEYEFNDRSGMSTSSRKKAIELWQTDIPEGDKEKLAKTLFCFENPPGTKYVSGSQDSLGIVMPGLNKFEYNGGYWPEKIDGNTDPELLKWIEERLWLYPLYPRRASYDVLADTQVNPENAKALSDAAHACWDAIHARDAKAFGEQVRKAFEAQIAMFPHMMYDDIQVEIDRHKDSVLGWKLSGAGGGGYLIFVSEKPVEKAIQIHIRR
- a CDS encoding mannose-1-phosphate guanylyltransferase, which produces MAVEAHLVIMAGGIGSRFWPMSTPEVPKQFIDITGCGRTLIQLTADRFASLVSPENMWVVTSKRYENLVREQLPGVPPSNILLEPCMRNTAPCIAYAGWKIKTKNPDAAIVVTPSDHVVTNVSEFQRVIARSLDFVTRRPAILTLGMKPSRPETGYGYIAARNGDMPAGEEILPVDSFREKPSLEVARQYVAAGNYFWNSGLFLWSAATLERAYRSYCPGVADIFDRLSPQFYTSGEQAAVDENFPLCENISVDYAIMEKAADMYVFPADFGWSDLGTWGSLHTLLPHDDSDNACVGDGARLVDSRNCIVHVPSGKRVVVQGLDGYIVAEKDGTLLICRLQDEQHIKEYSKL